One Deltaproteobacteria bacterium DNA segment encodes these proteins:
- a CDS encoding DUF86 domain-containing protein: MSPSKVSKRVVSDRYQWIDRMIKEIKSLPLDSYDAFTADKRNVWSAESCLRRALEALMDLGRHILAKGFGRGVSEYREIASGLEDERILSAEKGKRMKMLAGYRNRMVHFYHEMSDRELYQICSSQLDDIKDIATEISRWLKNHPEIMDDTL; encoded by the coding sequence ATGAGCCCATCTAAAGTATCAAAAAGAGTGGTCTCGGACCGCTACCAGTGGATTGATCGAATGATTAAGGAAATCAAATCGCTGCCACTCGATAGCTATGACGCCTTCACAGCAGACAAGAGAAATGTCTGGTCAGCGGAATCCTGCCTGAGGCGAGCACTTGAGGCGCTCATGGACCTTGGAAGGCATATCCTGGCCAAAGGGTTCGGCAGGGGTGTAAGTGAATACAGGGAGATTGCCTCCGGGTTGGAAGATGAAAGAATCCTTTCTGCTGAAAAAGGCAAACGGATGAAGATGCTGGCAGGCTACCGGAACCGGATGGTGCACTTTTATCATGAGATGTCAGATAGAGAGCTTTACCAAATATGCTCTTCTCAACTTGATGATATCAAAGATATTGCAACAGAGATTTCCAGATGGCTCAAGAATCATCCAGAGATTATGGACGACACCCTTTAG